Part of the Campylobacter suis genome, TTTAAATTCAGCCTATCTTGCTATGCAAATTTTAGCCCTGCAAGATAGTGAGCTTGCAACAAAATTAAAAGATGATAGAAAAGATAAACAAGAGGCTTTAAAGGCTGATTCGGCAAAGGTAGAAGTGATACTTTAAGGGGGTAAGATGCAGACTTTTTTAAAGATAGATGAGTTTTGCAAGCTAGTGCATTTAGAGCGTGAAGTTATAGAGGGTATGATAGAGCGTGGCGTGCTTAATACAAAAATCGAAGAAGATGGTGAAATTTTAATCGAAGCTAGCCAGGGTACGATGAGTGTTGTGCCCACAACTAGCAGTGATCTGAGCGTTAATATGAATGCTGTTGTTGGCGAAAGCTTTGTTGAAAAGACTATTGGCACGATACTAAATTTACACGAAAAAGTTCTTGATGCAAAAGACGAGACGCTTGATGTGCTAAGAAATGAGAATAAATTTTTAAAAGAGGCACTTTATTCGATGCAAGAGCTTTATGATGAAGACAGAAAGACCATAGATACGCTAACGGCACAACTTAAGCACTCGCAAGAAGAGGTTGAGTTTTTAAAGCGAAAGTATAAATTAATGTGGAACAAGGCGGTTGAAAATTTTAATGCATGATTTGACTGGCAAAACACTAGAAAGCTCGTTTGCTTGCGTGGTTGGTGATGAGATAGTTCAGATCTTTTTACAAGTTGGGGGAAAGTGGTTTTTTGTATGCAGTCCAAAAGATACAAATAGTATAAAATTTTCTCAAAGTGATGACCCTATAACGCTAGACTTAGAGCTTACTAGAATACCAATGATAACGCAGTTTGAAGGACTTGAAGTTTTATCTTTTCAAGAAATTTTTGAAGATAAAAAGGCTATCGGATTCATAGTAAATTTTAGTGAACTATCCGAAAAAAGTTTGATTTTAAGCAAAAGCTTAGAAAATACTCTAAAGATGGGCGTGTCAAATTTTATCGATAAATTTTAGATATGATAATATAAAAAATAGTATAAACAAGGAAGAGATATGACATTTTCAGAAATTATTTTAACCCTACAAAATTACTGGCGAGAGCAAGGTTGCGTGATAGTTCAGCCTTACGATATGCCAGCAGGTGCGGGAACATATCATCAAGCGACATTTTTAAGAAGTCTTGGCAAAAAGCCGTGGGCTACGGCTTATGTAGCACCATCTCGTCGTCCAACTGACGGTAGATACGGCGAAAATCCAAACCGTTTAGGAGCTTACTATCAGTTTCAGGTTCTTATAAAACCAAGCCCAGAAAATATCCAAGAGCTTTATCTAAAAAGCTTAGAGCGTCTAGGTCTTGATCTTAAAAAACACGATATTCGCTTTGTTGAGGACAACTGGGAGAGTCCTACGCTTGGTGCGTGGGGGCTTGGCTGGGAAGTTTGGCTTGATGGTATGGAAGTAACGCAATTTACCTATTTTCAGCAAGTTGGCGGTATAGCGTGTGAGCTAATAAGTGGCGAGATAACCTACGGACTTGAGCGACTTGCGATGTATATACAAAACAAAGATAATGTCTATGACATAGTTTGGGACGATAAAAACGGTATTATAACATACGGCGATGTGCATAAACAAGGCGAATATGAGTGGAGTAAATATAACTTTGAGATAGCTGATGTAAGTATGCTTTTTAATCAGTTTGAAAATGCCTTTAAAGAGTGTAAAAGATGTTTGGAAGCTAAAATTTCACTGCCTGCTTATGATTATTGTATGCTTGCGGCTCATACTTTTAATGTCCTTGATGCTCGCGGTGCTATTTCGGTAACTCAAAGGCAAGATTACATCTTAAAAATTCGCGAACTTGCAAAAGAGTGCGCTGTAACATATAAAGAAAGTTTAAATGAAGATAGCTGAAATTTATGATTTTTTAGATAAATTAAGTCCATTTGATACGCAAGAGAGCTGGGATAATAGCGGGCTTTTGGTGGGCTCATTTTATGATGAGGTGCAGCGTATATACCTAAGTCTTGATATTGATACTAATTTGGTGCAAAATGCCTTGCCAAATTCTCTTATCATCGCACATCATCCGCTGATTTTTAAGGGGCTTAAGTCGCTTGATTTTACTCGCTATCCAAGCAATCTTATAAATTTAATGATTAAAAAAAACATAAGCTTAATCGCCGCTCACACAAACTATGATAAAGCCGTGTTAAATGAGTATTTTGTGAGTGAAGTTTTAGGGCTTAAAATCTCACAAAAGGATGAGTTTTTAGCTTATGCTGAAGTTGATATGAGCTTTGATGAGTTAGTAAAGTTTGCAAAAGTAAAAATGGGCTTAGAAAATTTACGTTGCGTAAGAGCAAAAGAGCGAGTAAAACGCATAGCAGTTTGCACTGGAAGTGGGGTTGATCTCATACCTTTTGTAAAGGCTGATGCGTTTTTAACTGGCGATTTAAAATACCACCAAGCACTTGAAGCCAAAGAAAATTTGCTAAATTTAATAGATATCGGACACTTTGAGAGTGAGGCGTATTTTGGGGCATCTTTGAAAAAATATTTGCAAAATTTCAAAATAGAAGTTATAATAAGCGATTTTAAAAATCCATTCACGCATTATTAAGGAAAATTTATGAATAAATATCTACAACAAGTCGTCGAGTTGTCAAAATTTGATAAAGAGATCGACGCATTTACTCCACGCATTGAGAGCGTTCAAAAATCTTTTAAAGCCGTTCAAGATGAGCTTGATGAGATTAACACAAAGATTGAGCAACTTGATACAGACATAAAAGAGATGAAAAACCAAAAGTCATTAACAGATGCGCACATTGCCGAGTTTTCAGTAAAGATAAAAGATGTTGCTAAAAAAAGTGGATCAGCAAAGAGCGAGAAAGAAGTTAAAGCTTTAAATTTGGAAGAAGAGATAGCAAGAGAGCAACTTGAAGCAGCAAACGAAGAGATATCAAGACTTGAAAAAATTATCGAAAATAAAGTAGCTAGCAAAACCGAACTTAGCGAAAAACAAGCTGAACTTAGCGAAAAACAAGCACAGATTCAAAGTGAAATTTCAAGCGAGCTTGAAGCGATAGAAAAAGAGCGTGAAGAGGTTTATAGTAAAAAAACAAAGCTTGTTGGTGAAATGAACCAAAAAATTCTTACATTTTATGAAAAAATTCGTAAATGGGCACGCAACACAGCCGTTATTCCTGTTAAAAAACAAGCTTGTTATGGTTGCTTTATGCAGATAAATGATAAAACTTTTGCGGCTGTTGTGCATGGCGATGATATCGTTACATGTCCGCATTGTGGTAGAATTTTATATAAAGAAAACGCTTAAGACTCTGCCCTCGTGGTTGCGATTTACTACATTTTAGCCCTGATAGTTTGGATCTTTGGGGCTATTTTTTTACTTATTTTTAGTTTTAAAAGCAAATACAAACACTCTATCCCTGCAAGATTTTTTCTTTTTAAAAATCCAAGCTTTAAAGAGGCTCAGATTCATTTTCATGCATGTAGTTTTGGTGAAATTCAAGCCCTAAAGCCCATTATGCAAATGTTTGAAGATAAGGCTATTAGTGTTGTTACAAACACTGGCTTTGAGGCAGCAAGTAAAATTTCTGCCAATACTCGCTTTTTGCCATTTGAAATTTTCTTACCATTTTGGCTAAAACCATCAAAGGTTTTGGTAGTTTTTGAGGCTGAACTTTGGCTTATGTTGGTTGCCATAGCAAAGGCAAAAGGGGCAAAAGTTTTACTAGTAAATGCTAGAATCTCAGATAGAAGCTATAAAAGATATTTAAAATTTGCATTTTTTTATAGAAAAATTTTTAGCTTCATTGATGTAATATATGCACAAAGCCAGATTGATAAAGAGCGCTTAAGTGCACTAGGGGCTAAAAACATTATCGTAAATGGTAATATAAAATCAGCATTTTTGCCTCAGCCAAGCAAAAAATTTACCAAGCCAAAAGAGCGAGTGATAGTCCTAGCTAGCACACACGAGGGTGAGGAGAAAATTTTACTTGATAGCATTTTGCCATCACAAAATGACAAATTTATAGTCGCACCACGCCATCCAGAGCGTTTTGCGATGGTTAAAGAGCTTGTAAAAGCTTGGGCGCAAAAACACAAAAAGAGTTTTGCAAGTTTTAGTCAAAGCAAGAGTTTAGAAGCTGATGTTATCTTGCTTGATACGCTTGGTGAACTTGTAAATTTCTATGCCATTAGCGATGTTGTAGTTCTTGGTGGTAGTTTTGTGCCAAATGTTGGAGGTCATAATCCGATTGAAGCAGCACAGTTTAAAAATGCTATAATTAGCGGAAAACATATATTTAACCAAAAAAGTTTATTTACGCTTTTAAAAGGCGTTTATAATGTAGATGTAAGCGAAGTTAACAGCTTGCTACAAAGTGAGTTGGAAATTTGTCAAATAGCCCAAAAAGGCGATGCAAATATAATAATCGATGAGATAAGGAGAGGCTGTGGCACAGGAAAAAGCATATAAACTACTTGCACTTCAAGAAAACATTTCAAACAACGAAGCAAAGGCGCTAATAGACGACGGACTTGTTTTTGCTAAAGGTCAAAAAGTACTGATAGCGCGTGGCTTGATGAGTGATACGACTAAATTTTCAGTGCAAAAACAGCCAAAGCCAAATGTTATATTTGAAGATGAAAATCTTTTAGTGATTAATAAGCCAGCTTTTATAACTAGCGAAAAAATAAGCCAAATGTATAAATTTCCACTCTTGCACAGACTTGATAAGGAGACAAGCGGTGTTTTGATGTTGGTAAAAAATGATGAATTTCAAAAAAATGCGATAGAAGAATTTAAAAAAATGCGCGTTAAAAAGGTTTATTTGGCGATAGTTAAAGGCATTGTAAGCGAGGATATGACGATAAATGAGCCCATTTTAACTATAAAAACAAAGGGTGGTGCTCACTCTAAGATTTCAAAAGATGGCAAAGAGGCGATAAGTCATGTTGCTCCACTTATGGTTGTTGGTAAAAAATCGCTTGTAAAAATAGCCATAGATACTGGTAGAACTCATCAAATTCGCGTCCATCTATCATCCTTAAATCATCCCATCGTAGGGGATGAAAAGTATGGTAAAAATCGAGCAAATAGAATGTATTTGCATAGCTATTTGGTGGAATTTTTGGGGTATAAGTTTCGTGCTGATTTACCTAGTGAGTTTAGTGAATTTGGTTTTGAAATTTCAAGAAAATTTGAGATTTAAAGAGCAATAAAGAAAAAATTTAGTAAAATACGCGCTTTATAGTAAATTTTAAGAAAGGTAAAATTGTGTTTGAACAAATTAGCGAGTCTTTTAGATTAGCCATTAGCAAGATCCGTTTTGTTGATGATGAAAAAGCGCTTAAAAATGCTCTTGATGTGCTAAAAAAAGCACTTTTAAAAGCTGATGTTCACCATAAAGTTACCAAAGAGTTACTTGAAAAAATCGAGTCTGATTTAAAACAAAGCGGAGTAGGGCAAAAGCAGTTTTTAGACGCTATAAAGGCAAATTTAACTGAAATTTTAACCGCACCAGGCAATCAAGGCTTTGTCTATGCACCAGTTGCGCCAACAGTCGTGCTTATGGCTGGTTTGCAGGGTTCTGGAAAGACCACTACTACTATAAAACTTGCAAATTATCTTAAGCTAAAAAAGAAAAAAGTCCTTGTTGTGGCGTGTGACTTGCAGCGTTTGGCGGCAGTTGAACAGCTTAGACAGCTTTGTGAAGCAAATGATATAGATCTGTTTTTTATAGAAAATGAAAAAAATCCTTTAAATGTTGCAAAACTTGCCCTAAAAAAGGCAAAAGACGGACTTTATGATGTGCTTTTGGTAGATACTGCAGGACGCCTTGCAATAGATG contains:
- a CDS encoding Nif3-like dinuclear metal center hexameric protein encodes the protein MKIAEIYDFLDKLSPFDTQESWDNSGLLVGSFYDEVQRIYLSLDIDTNLVQNALPNSLIIAHHPLIFKGLKSLDFTRYPSNLINLMIKKNISLIAAHTNYDKAVLNEYFVSEVLGLKISQKDEFLAYAEVDMSFDELVKFAKVKMGLENLRCVRAKERVKRIAVCTGSGVDLIPFVKADAFLTGDLKYHQALEAKENLLNLIDIGHFESEAYFGASLKKYLQNFKIEVIISDFKNPFTHY
- a CDS encoding DUF3972 domain-containing protein, producing MQTFLKIDEFCKLVHLEREVIEGMIERGVLNTKIEEDGEILIEASQGTMSVVPTTSSDLSVNMNAVVGESFVEKTIGTILNLHEKVLDAKDETLDVLRNENKFLKEALYSMQELYDEDRKTIDTLTAQLKHSQEEVEFLKRKYKLMWNKAVENFNA
- a CDS encoding zinc ribbon domain-containing protein, translating into MNKYLQQVVELSKFDKEIDAFTPRIESVQKSFKAVQDELDEINTKIEQLDTDIKEMKNQKSLTDAHIAEFSVKIKDVAKKSGSAKSEKEVKALNLEEEIAREQLEAANEEISRLEKIIENKVASKTELSEKQAELSEKQAQIQSEISSELEAIEKEREEVYSKKTKLVGEMNQKILTFYEKIRKWARNTAVIPVKKQACYGCFMQINDKTFAAVVHGDDIVTCPHCGRILYKENA
- a CDS encoding RluA family pseudouridine synthase — its product is MAQEKAYKLLALQENISNNEAKALIDDGLVFAKGQKVLIARGLMSDTTKFSVQKQPKPNVIFEDENLLVINKPAFITSEKISQMYKFPLLHRLDKETSGVLMLVKNDEFQKNAIEEFKKMRVKKVYLAIVKGIVSEDMTINEPILTIKTKGGAHSKISKDGKEAISHVAPLMVVGKKSLVKIAIDTGRTHQIRVHLSSLNHPIVGDEKYGKNRANRMYLHSYLVEFLGYKFRADLPSEFSEFGFEISRKFEI
- the waaA gene encoding lipid IV(A) 3-deoxy-D-manno-octulosonic acid transferase, giving the protein MVAIYYILALIVWIFGAIFLLIFSFKSKYKHSIPARFFLFKNPSFKEAQIHFHACSFGEIQALKPIMQMFEDKAISVVTNTGFEAASKISANTRFLPFEIFLPFWLKPSKVLVVFEAELWLMLVAIAKAKGAKVLLVNARISDRSYKRYLKFAFFYRKIFSFIDVIYAQSQIDKERLSALGAKNIIVNGNIKSAFLPQPSKKFTKPKERVIVLASTHEGEEKILLDSILPSQNDKFIVAPRHPERFAMVKELVKAWAQKHKKSFASFSQSKSLEADVILLDTLGELVNFYAISDVVVLGGSFVPNVGGHNPIEAAQFKNAIISGKHIFNQKSLFTLLKGVYNVDVSEVNSLLQSELEICQIAQKGDANIIIDEIRRGCGTGKSI
- the glyQ gene encoding glycine--tRNA ligase subunit alpha; translation: MTFSEIILTLQNYWREQGCVIVQPYDMPAGAGTYHQATFLRSLGKKPWATAYVAPSRRPTDGRYGENPNRLGAYYQFQVLIKPSPENIQELYLKSLERLGLDLKKHDIRFVEDNWESPTLGAWGLGWEVWLDGMEVTQFTYFQQVGGIACELISGEITYGLERLAMYIQNKDNVYDIVWDDKNGIITYGDVHKQGEYEWSKYNFEIADVSMLFNQFENAFKECKRCLEAKISLPAYDYCMLAAHTFNVLDARGAISVTQRQDYILKIRELAKECAVTYKESLNEDS